TAGACCCAGACCACGGGAACCTCGCGCAAGGTCTCGTTCCAGTCCCACGTTTGAATGGTGCGTGGTGCGGCCCCGTCACCGGGCAGGACGACCACCGTGGAGCACTCGGTCGGTCCAGCCGCCCGGGCCGCGGCCAGGATCTCGGTGCGCGCGTTGAGCGCCGCGATCTGCCACGTGTCCAGGCCGGCGCCCGACGCAAGGCCACGCACCTCCTCGGCCAGCCCAGGTGCCCACGCCCCAAGCTCCTCCAAGGCGCGCTTTCCCGCGTCCTGAACCTGCTCCGGGGTAACGCCGAGCACACGGAACAACTTCGCGTATCCGGTGTAAGCCGCCTCGATCCGCGGCCGCCACGCCGCGCCGAACGCCCGGCCACGCGCGGCCGGGCCGGTCGGGACGGACGTGAACACCGGGATACTTGCCACAACTGTCTCCTTCGTCACCGCATGTGTCGTCCGCTAGCCGCACTACCCCCATCTTCCCTGACATCCACGCACCGCCGAACTACCACGACGGTTGCCCCTGCGCACGCGAGCCATTAGTTTGTGATTTTCATTCTCATTAGACTTCGAGGTAGTCCCGTGCGGGAGCTTCTGCGCATCGCGTGGCCACTGGCGCTCAGCGGCTTCGTCACCGTGTTCGTCGCCGGCAACGACACCGTGCTGCTAGGCCTGGTCAACGCCGATGCGATCGCGGCAGCGGCCGCGCCCATCGGCATGTATCTCGTTGTCACCGTGTTCCTGACAGCTTTCAGCATCCCCGCTCAGATCCTGGCCGCACGCCATCAAGGCGCCGGCGACTCCGTCGAAGCAGCCCGCAGCGCGGCGCGCACCGGCACCCTCGCCGTCTGTCTCGCGGTGCCGATCTCCCTCATGCTGATAGCCGCCGGACCATGGCTGGTTTCACTGATCACGGCCGACAACGTGGACACCGAGCTAGCCGGGTGGTACGTGCGGATCCTGGCGGCCGGAGTGCCGCTTTTCGCCCTCACCGCCATGGTGCGCGGCTTCGCGGTGGGCATCGGGCGTTCCAGAATCGTCCTGCTCATCAGCTCGAGCATTGCCGCCGTCGACATCGGCACCTCGATTCTGCTTCTCGCGCTCGGTGCCGGTGCACTCGGCATCGCGGCGGGCACCACCATCGGCGTGGCCACCGGCGCCGGTATCGCCTTGGCGTGGCTGCGTCGCACCGGCCGCGGAGACACGCCGGTTCCCCACCTGCGCGAGATCCTGAGCCGCCCCACCTACGCGCACCGGGAGGCATGGACCATCGGCTGGCCGGAAGGGCTGATGGGTGCGTTCAGCATGGGTTCGCTACTTGTCGTCACCGTGCTGATCGCGCCTTCGGGCCCACTTGCACTGGCCACGGTGCGGGCATTGGACGTGATGGTCACGTTCGCCTGGGTGGTCGTGTTCTCCGCGGGCTCAGCCGGTACCACTCTCCTGGCACAGCGGATCGGAGCGGGCGACGTCGACGGGCTTCGGCAGGTGGTCCGCCGCACCCTCACACTCGCCGGCGCCTTCGCCGTCACGTGTGCCGTCGTCATGCCCCTGGTCAGCCCGGCGCTGCTCCGAGTCGCGATCGACGATGCACGGGTGGCCGAGAACGCCGCTCCGTACGTATGGATCGCGTGGGCACAAGTGTTGTGGATGGCCTGCACGGTCACCACCAACGCGATCGTCCGCGCCCACGGCGACACCAAGACGCCGCTCAAGGCCAGCTTGATCGGCGAGTATGCGGTCTTTCTACCACTCGGATGGCTCTTGTGCCGGGTGAACGATCTGGCCATCACCGGCGTTTTCATCGCCCACCACGTCTACTGGGCAACGTTCCTGGCCATCGGCGCCAATTACGCGGTCCGGCATCTGCGCCGCACGACAGCCAGCACGGCGAGCCCGGCCGAAGAGACCGGGCCGCACAGCGGCGACACCACTCCGCCTGGGAACAACATGGGTGCCGGCACCGGTTAACCTCGATATGCCTTTACAAGGAGAATACGAACCGAGCACATCCGATTGGGCCCGCGAGCAAGCCGAATTGTATGAACGCAGCGGCGGACGCCAGGGCACATCGCTGAAGGGACGCCCCGTCGTGGTCCTGACATCCGTCGGCGCCAAGACCGGCAAACTCCGCAAGACGGCGCTGATGCGGGTGGAACACGAGGGTGAGTACGCGGTCGTCGCCTCGCTGGGTGGCGCACCGAAACACCCCGTGTGGTACTACAACCTGCTCGCGAACCCGCAGGTCGAACTGCAGGACGGCCTCGAAAAACGAGACTATCGGGCGCGCGAGGTCTTCGGGGAAGAGCGTGAGCTCTGGTGGAAACGGGCCGTCGAGGTGTGGCCCGACTACGCGGAGTATGAGAAGAAGACGACGCGCACCATCCCCGTCTTCGTGCTCACCCCGATCGACTGACGCCCCGGCCGCCAAGGCGCCTCCCCCACGGACACAACACACCCGCCCTAAATGATCATGTTTGGTGGGTTTCCCCGTGCATCAACAGGCCTACAGGCATGGTGACGCACGAGGAAACCCACCAAACATGATCATTTAGGTGGAGCGCGAGTCGCGGGATTTCGCAGCGCTCCTGCTCAGCCAGCTGCCGCCGGCGAGCGCGGCCCCCACCACCACGGCAGCGATCCGGAGCACGGTGAGCGCGTCCCCGTCCGCCACGTGGGTGAGCAGCCCGAAGTCATCCCTCACCAGACCGCCGATCCCGTTCACCAGCAAGACGATGCCGATGATTTCCAGTGTTGCCCGCATGTACTTCCCCTTCGCATCGGTACCCGGCACGGCCACACCGCCGCCCGAGAAGGTCTAGAACAGTTCTCCTAGCGCGTTGAGCAGGAGCAGCGCGCCCAAGATCCCCGCGATCCACGCGAGCGTCTCCCCGGACTCATCGCGCAGCCGCTCCCGCCAGCGGCGCATCCGGGGCGCCACCCTGTCGCCCGCGAGGCGATGGGCGAAGTAGATGATCAGCGGAGGTGTCACCATGATCACGTTGTATCCGGCAACCAGCGGGACCCACTGAGCTATCGACAGGTCAGCGGCGGTCATGATGCCTATCGCGGCCATGTAGGGCAGAACCATGCCCACTTCCAGCAGCCCCGCTCCCAGCCCGAGACCCACCATCACCGGAATCCGGATCTCCTTCGGCTCACTCCGAACGCGGCGCCGGCGTGAGCGGTAACGGCGAGGCAAGAGGGCATACCCGAGCAGCGCGGCGCCGACGCCGGCCTGCACCCACATGGCCGCCCGGCTCTCCGTGACGTCGCCGATGTTCTCGAGCACGGCGTCCAGCCCGAACATCAGCCCGACACCCACGGCGAAGTAGAACAGAGCGACGGTGGCCAGGAAGACGAGCAGCGGACCCGCGACCCGGCGGCGGCCGCTCAACAGAACAAACAGGCTCACCCCGAGCACCGCGGGGCTCATCGTGTCGAGAATCGCGAGCCCGAATACCGGGAGCACTACATCAGGTCCCACAACCGCTCCCCAACCGCCCGGAGGTACTCACGAAGACCTCACTCCCCCCGCTCACCAGGCCCTGCCCTCGCCTCGTTCGAAACACGAAACCAATCTCGCCGGTATCGATGTCCTCGACGTCGGCCAGAAGAGTGATCCTCGAGTTGGGCGGCAGCGGCCTATCTACATCGTTCGATTGACGCCGCTCGCGGGCCTGGTCTGGTGAAATGGATTCCGTGGTGGTCGACGACGCGGCCCCGGCGACGCCAGCCGGAACCTCTCCGCGGCGAGCGCAGTGGCGTCAGCTGGCCGGCCTGCTCACGTTCGGCATAGCCGGAGCAACGACCCGGCGCGGCATCGCCAAGGGCGCGCTGGCGCTGTTCTGCACCGGCGTTGTGTTGTGGTCTTTGGGGCTCACCGGACTCTGGACCGTCGCGGATCCGCTCGGGCTGCGGGCCGCGCCCCGTTGGATACACCTTGTGACGCTGGCTACTGCCGCGCTGGCCGTGATGTTGGTGCGCACCCGTCCGGCAGCCGCTTTGAGCATCGCGGGCATCGCCGCTGTTGCCGACTTCGTCCTCGGCGGCAGCCTCGGGGTGTTCCTGGTGATCTGGGAGCTGCTGTTCTCCGTCGGCATGCACGGCACTGCTCGAATCCGCAAGGTGGTCAACAGCGTCGTCGGCGTCGTCGTAGCCTTGGCCGTCGGCGGAGTATCGATATCGGAACTGGACGCGCAGATCGGCGTCATCATCGGACTCCAGCTCATGGCCCTCCTCATCCTCCCGCTCTGGTGGTCGGCGACGGTGCGGCAGAAGGTCGAGCTGGCTGATCTGGAAGCCCGGCGTGCGGCCGATCTGGAACGAATCGGAGAGTTGCGCCGCGCCGAGGCAGTTCAGTCGGAGCGCAGCGCGATCGCCCGTGATCTACATGACGTCATCGCGTCGCGGCTATCGACGATCGCCATCCAGTCGGCCGCGGCGCTGGCCGCGCCGGCTCACGACCAAAGCGTCTCGCTGCGCGCCGTACGAGGTCAGGCCTTGGAAGCACTGCAGGAAATGCGCTCCATGATCGTCGTCTTGCGTTCCGAATCGCACTGCCCGGGCCACGACC
This genomic interval from Phytoactinopolyspora mesophila contains the following:
- a CDS encoding MATE family efflux transporter, with product MRELLRIAWPLALSGFVTVFVAGNDTVLLGLVNADAIAAAAAPIGMYLVVTVFLTAFSIPAQILAARHQGAGDSVEAARSAARTGTLAVCLAVPISLMLIAAGPWLVSLITADNVDTELAGWYVRILAAGVPLFALTAMVRGFAVGIGRSRIVLLISSSIAAVDIGTSILLLALGAGALGIAAGTTIGVATGAGIALAWLRRTGRGDTPVPHLREILSRPTYAHREAWTIGWPEGLMGAFSMGSLLVVTVLIAPSGPLALATVRALDVMVTFAWVVVFSAGSAGTTLLAQRIGAGDVDGLRQVVRRTLTLAGAFAVTCAVVMPLVSPALLRVAIDDARVAENAAPYVWIAWAQVLWMACTVTTNAIVRAHGDTKTPLKASLIGEYAVFLPLGWLLCRVNDLAITGVFIAHHVYWATFLAIGANYAVRHLRRTTASTASPAEETGPHSGDTTPPGNNMGAGTG
- a CDS encoding nitroreductase family deazaflavin-dependent oxidoreductase, translated to MPLQGEYEPSTSDWAREQAELYERSGGRQGTSLKGRPVVVLTSVGAKTGKLRKTALMRVEHEGEYAVVASLGGAPKHPVWYYNLLANPQVELQDGLEKRDYRAREVFGEERELWWKRAVEVWPDYAEYEKKTTRTIPVFVLTPID
- a CDS encoding GAP family protein, yielding MGPDVVLPVFGLAILDTMSPAVLGVSLFVLLSGRRRVAGPLLVFLATVALFYFAVGVGLMFGLDAVLENIGDVTESRAAMWVQAGVGAALLGYALLPRRYRSRRRRVRSEPKEIRIPVMVGLGLGAGLLEVGMVLPYMAAIGIMTAADLSIAQWVPLVAGYNVIMVTPPLIIYFAHRLAGDRVAPRMRRWRERLRDESGETLAWIAGILGALLLLNALGELF
- a CDS encoding sensor histidine kinase, with amino-acid sequence MDSVVVDDAAPATPAGTSPRRAQWRQLAGLLTFGIAGATTRRGIAKGALALFCTGVVLWSLGLTGLWTVADPLGLRAAPRWIHLVTLATAALAVMLVRTRPAAALSIAGIAAVADFVLGGSLGVFLVIWELLFSVGMHGTARIRKVVNSVVGVVVALAVGGVSISELDAQIGVIIGLQLMALLILPLWWSATVRQKVELADLEARRAADLERIGELRRAEAVQSERSAIARDLHDVIASRLSTIAIQSAAALAAPAHDQSVSLRAVRGQALEALQEMRSMIVVLRSESHCPGHDHPAALSGGLDHIGDLIDAARATGMCIRLVLPTHLDDLAASVPVTISQACSRIVQEALANAAKHAPESDVSVALHGDRSELRVVVENSLTTASPVDHPSLSGGVGLATMRERAEAVGGRFTAAPDQTASVWRVEASLPVPGGLEEPGRYS